A window of Mangifera indica cultivar Alphonso chromosome 13, CATAS_Mindica_2.1, whole genome shotgun sequence contains these coding sequences:
- the LOC123193918 gene encoding chorismate mutase 2 isoform X2, which yields MESQSIAEPEGVVITLDSVRESLIRQEDTIVFNLIERAKYLRNAPLYDLSYASIPGFSGSLFQYIFSQSETLHATAGRYENPEEHPFFPVNLPGSLLPPQKYPQILHPPAASININSTIWDKYFDQLLPVLVAEGDDGNYASTATSDLNCLQAISRRIHYGKYVAEVKFKEAPQDYAPLIRAQDSDALMKLLTFEHVEEMVKKRVEKKAKIFGQQVTLCDDGTEGKCKIDPSVVSKLYEDWVMPLTKVVEVEYLLRRLD from the exons ATGGAGTCACAATCAATTGCTGAGCCTGAGGGTGTTGTTATTACGCTTGACTCTGTGAGGGAGTCATTGATCAGACAAGAAGACACTATTGTTTTTAATCTTATTGAGCGAGCTAAATACCTGCGTAACGCTCCTCTTTATGATCTTTCTTACGCTTCCATTCCTGGCTTCTCTGGTTCCTTGTTTCAATACATTTTTTCTCAATCAGAGACCCTTCACGCTACG GCTGGGAGATATGAAAACCCAGAAGAACATCCCTTCTTTCCTGTTAATTTACCAGGCTCACTGTTACCGCCTCAAAAATATCCTCAG ATTTTGCATCCTCCAGCTGCTTCTATTAACATAAACAGTACCATATGGGATAAATACTTCGATCAATTGCTTCCAGTTTTGGTTGCTGAGGGTGATGATGGCAACTATGCATCAACTGCCACCAGTGATCTTAACTGTCTTCAG GCAATCTCCAGAAGAATCCATTATGGAAAATATGTAGCTGAGGTTAAATTCAAGGAGGCCCCTCAAGATTATGCGCCTTTGATTCGTGCTCAG GATAGTGATGCTCTAATGAAGTTATTGACATTTGAGCATGTAGAAGAGATGGTGAAGAAGAGGGTCGAGAAGAAGGCAAAGATATTTGGGCAACAAGTGACTCTTTGCGATGATGGCACAGAAGGGAAGTGCAAGATTGATCCATCTGTAGTTTCTAAGCTCTATGAAGATTGGGTGATGCCTCTTACCAAGGTTGTTGAAGTTGAGTACCTCCTCCGCAGACTAGATTGA
- the LOC123193918 gene encoding chorismate mutase 2 isoform X1, producing the protein MESQSIAEPEGVVITLDSVRESLIRQEDTIVFNLIERAKYLRNAPLYDLSYASIPGFSGSLFQYIFSQSETLHATQQAGRYENPEEHPFFPVNLPGSLLPPQKYPQILHPPAASININSTIWDKYFDQLLPVLVAEGDDGNYASTATSDLNCLQAISRRIHYGKYVAEVKFKEAPQDYAPLIRAQDSDALMKLLTFEHVEEMVKKRVEKKAKIFGQQVTLCDDGTEGKCKIDPSVVSKLYEDWVMPLTKVVEVEYLLRRLD; encoded by the exons ATGGAGTCACAATCAATTGCTGAGCCTGAGGGTGTTGTTATTACGCTTGACTCTGTGAGGGAGTCATTGATCAGACAAGAAGACACTATTGTTTTTAATCTTATTGAGCGAGCTAAATACCTGCGTAACGCTCCTCTTTATGATCTTTCTTACGCTTCCATTCCTGGCTTCTCTGGTTCCTTGTTTCAATACATTTTTTCTCAATCAGAGACCCTTCACGCTACG CAACAGGCTGGGAGATATGAAAACCCAGAAGAACATCCCTTCTTTCCTGTTAATTTACCAGGCTCACTGTTACCGCCTCAAAAATATCCTCAG ATTTTGCATCCTCCAGCTGCTTCTATTAACATAAACAGTACCATATGGGATAAATACTTCGATCAATTGCTTCCAGTTTTGGTTGCTGAGGGTGATGATGGCAACTATGCATCAACTGCCACCAGTGATCTTAACTGTCTTCAG GCAATCTCCAGAAGAATCCATTATGGAAAATATGTAGCTGAGGTTAAATTCAAGGAGGCCCCTCAAGATTATGCGCCTTTGATTCGTGCTCAG GATAGTGATGCTCTAATGAAGTTATTGACATTTGAGCATGTAGAAGAGATGGTGAAGAAGAGGGTCGAGAAGAAGGCAAAGATATTTGGGCAACAAGTGACTCTTTGCGATGATGGCACAGAAGGGAAGTGCAAGATTGATCCATCTGTAGTTTCTAAGCTCTATGAAGATTGGGTGATGCCTCTTACCAAGGTTGTTGAAGTTGAGTACCTCCTCCGCAGACTAGATTGA
- the LOC123193916 gene encoding LOW QUALITY PROTEIN: phospholipase D Z-like (The sequence of the model RefSeq protein was modified relative to this genomic sequence to represent the inferred CDS: inserted 1 base in 1 codon): MKSRYIIMSSFILFLLFNIFLPSVSSSSSSCKAWVVQSIPTNMLHLQRVPGVLSTGNVLKWMAGNSTKKLDIIAQYWQLLAHPDDPRSGDYGYSEKDMEXFGAQEGSDVYQALENAANQNVSIRLLQHSGVYPDYTTEPSNLASGRPNVQNVTLLLSDWWGSGIIHTKVWISDRRDVYIGSANNDWKSLTQVKEVGIYIVDCPRMAKKVEAYFDNLWKLGSLNSSAYTRNISDQQWQINRTVPCWSHFLSSKDRCKSPLPRSVDVPHVDGYPILSDPYMFKMKIDTPGRNYSTLQPQRSYLSFAPPELSFGRYQADEQAWVDTIRSVGNGATLRISTMDWLGQSQYVKQTVYWSSLSSTISQVVFSKHAKVKILVAYWAHFINNTDQYLKHLLYSNVLCSSSKYNKCSGKVEIKYYKVPGYNLTGPSIQKGTHTGNIYPGFSRVNHGKYAVSDVRAHISTSNLVWDYFYTTAGVSFGTYNPVIVAQLQEVFDADWNSPYAVPVEELGEGLAYAS, encoded by the exons ATGAAATCTAGATACATAATCATGTCATCgtttattctttttctcttgttcAATATTTTTCTGCCCAGTGTCTCCTCCTCCTCGTCTTCGTGCAAAGCATGGGTGGTTCAATCGATACCCACCAACATGCTCCACCTGCAACGGGTTCCTGGCGTTCTCTCTACAG GGAATGTGTTGAAGTGGATGGCTGGAAACTCTACGAAGAAACTAGATATAATAGCTCAGTACTGGCAGCTGTTGGCTCATCCAGATGATCCTCGCTCAGGGGATTATGGTTACTCTGAGAAAGATATGG GTTTTGGTGCACAAGAAGGGTCTGATGTTTACCAGGCCCTGGAGAATGCCGCTAACCAAAATGTTAGTATAAG ATTATTGCAGCATTCAGGAGTGTATCCTGACTACACCACTGAACCATCAAACCTTGCTTCAGGCAGACCTAATGTGCAGAATGTGACCTTATTACTCAGTGATTGGTGGGGTTCAGGTATCATCCACACCAAAGTTTGGATATCAGATCGCCGTGATGTGTATATTGGATCTGCTAACAATGATTGGAAATCTCTGACTCAG GTGAAGGAAGTTGGAATTTATATTGTTGACTGTCCAAGAATGGCTAAAAAGGTCGAGGCTTACTTTGATAACCTATGGAAGCTTGGATCTCTTAATTCTTCAGCTTACACAAGAAATATATCAGACCAACAGTGGCAGATTAATAGAACAGTTCCCTGTTGGTCTCATTTTCTCAGTTCTAAAGATAGATGCAA GTCACCTCTTCCTAGATCTGTGGATGTTCCGCATGTAGATGGCTACCCAATACTGTCAGATCCTTACatgtttaaaatgaaaattgacaCTCCTGGACGCAATTATTCAACTTTACAGCCTCAACGTAGTTATCTCTCATTTGCTCCACCAGAG CTTTCATTTGGCAGATATCAGGCTGATGAACAAGCTTGGGTGGATACAATTAGATCTGTAGGAAATGGGGCAACCCTTAGAATTAGTACTATGGACTGGCTTGGTCAATCACAATATGTGAAGCAAACAGTTTATTGGTCATCCCTTTCCTCTACAATATCACAG GTTGTCTTCTCCAAGCATGCAAAAGTGAAGATTTTGGTAGCATACTGGGCACATTTTATAAACAACACAGATCAATATCTGAAACACCTTCTTTACTCCAATGTCCTTTGCTCTTCTTCAAAGTACAACAAATGTTCCGGGAAAGTCGAGATCAAGTACTATAAGGTACCTGGTTACAACTTGACAGGACCTTCTATTCAAAAGGGAACCCATACAGGAAATATATATCCAGGGTTTTCCCGAGTGAATCATGGAAAATATGCTGTTAGCGATGTGCGAGCTCATATTAGTACCAGCAATCTTGTCTGGGATTACTTCTATACAACGGCTGGTGTCAGCTTTGGAACATATAATCCTGTCATTGTCGCACAACTTCAAGAAGTTTTCGATGCTGACTGGAACTCGCCATATGCTGTTCCAGTTGAAGAATTGGGTGAAGGTCTTGCCTATGCTAGCTGA
- the LOC123194971 gene encoding BTB/POZ domain-containing protein NPY1-like: protein MKFMKLGSKPDAFRADGKCIRYVTSELATDVVINVGEVKFYLHKFPLLSKSNRLQKLVQKASEENSDEINVVDFPGGPKAFEICAKFCYGMTVTLNAYNVVAARCAADYLEMTEDVDRGNLIFKIEVFLNSSIFRSWKDSIIVLQTTRSLLPWSENLKIVGRCIDSIASKTSVDPSNITWSYTYNRKLSVPDKIIEERVKIGEKNDSVPKDWWVEDICELEIDLYKRVMITVKSKGRMDGSVIGEALRTYAVRWLPDSVDTLISDAHSRRNKFLVETIVCLLPSDKGVGCSCSFLLKLLKVAILIGVDDSSREDLVKRISLKFHDASAKDLLIPARSPQTTFYDVELVHSIVNRYMMQEKSSQGLDIERNEKGTDDFVLGHGSLLAVGKLIDVYLMEIAHDPNLSLSSFINLSLSIPDAGRPIHDGLYRAIDEYLKEHPGMTKAERKKICGLMDVRKLTIDASMHAAQNERLPLRVVVQVLFFEQVRAAAGVHAPNNNACNASQSTTNTDEEWEKAAVEDNQRSVKKKMSQMKIKDEEFPKKGKLTKKNSKNGISVVQLLPSRSRRIFDKLWVVGKGHGENRSSETSGSSQSPTSLAPGDTKSSGSSSRHRRHSIS from the exons ATGAAGTTTATGAAGCTGGGTTCCAAGCCTGATGCTTTTCGAGCTGATGGCAAATGCATCAG GTATGTGACATCTGAACTGGCTACGGATGTTGTCATAAATGTTGGTGAAGTGAAGTTTTATCTTCATAAG TTTCCACTCTTGTCGAAGAGCAATCGCTTGCAGAAACTGGTGCAGAAAGCCAGTGAGGAAAACTCTGATGAAATCAATGTGGTTGATTTTCCTGGTGGGCCTAAAGCCTTTGAAATTTGTGCGAAATTCTGCTATGGAATGACTGTTACTCTCAATGCATACAATGTTGTGGCTGCTCGTTGCGCAGCTGATTATCTTGAGATGACTGAGGATGTAGATCGAGgaaatttaatctttaaaattgaagTGTTTCTCAATTCCAGTATTTTCCGCAGCTGGAAAGATTCCATTATTGTTCTCCAAACCACTAGATCCCTTCTTCCCTGgtctgaaaatctaaaaattgttGGAAGATGTATAGATTCCATTGCATCTAAAACCTCTGTGGATCCTTCAAACATTACTTGGTCATACACATATAACAGGAAATTATCAGTGCCTGATAAAATAATTGAGGAACGTGTAAAGATTGGGGAGAAAAATGACTCTGTTCCGAAGGATTGGTGGGTCGAAGATATATGTGAGCTGGAGATTGATCTCTACAAGCGAGTCATGATTACTGTGAAATCTAAAGGAAGGATGGATGGTTCTGTAATTGGGGAGGCACTGAGGACCTATGCAGTTAGATGGTTGCCGGATTCTGTTGATACATTGATTTCAGATGCTCATAGCAGAAGGAACAAATTTCTGGTGGAAACAATTGTTTGCTTATTGCCGTCAGACAAAGGTGTCGGTTGTTCGTGCAGTTTCTTGCTGAAACTGTTGAAAGTGGCCATCTTGATTGGTGTGGATGATTCATCAAGGGAAGATCTGGTTAAGAGGATCAGTTTAAAGTTCCATGACGCTTCTGCTAAAGATTTATTAATCCCAGCACGGTCACCTCAGACCACTTTTTATGATGTCGAATTGGTGCATTCCATTGTGAACCGATATATGATGCAGGAAAAGTCAAGTCAGGGTTTAGACATAGAGAGGAATGAGAAGGGAActgatgattttgttttagGGCATGGATCTTTGTTGGCTGTAGGTAAACTGATTGATGTGTATCTCATGGAAATTGCACATGACCCAAATCTTTCTCTTTCCAGTTTCATCAACTTGTCACTGTCAATTCCTGATGCTGGAAGACCAATTCATGATGGACTGTACAGAGCCATTGATGAGTACTTGAAG GAGCACCCTGGCATGACAAAGgctgaaagaaaaaagatatgTGGGCTGATGGATGTCAGAAAACTGACGATAGATGCATCTATGCATGCAGCACAAAATGAACGACTGCCGCTCCGGGTTGTGGTGCAAGTTCTCTTTTTTGAGCAGGTTAGAGCCGCTGCAGGGGTTCATGCCCCTAACAACAATGCCTGCAATGCTTCACAGTCTACAACAAACACAGATGAAGAATGGGAGAAAGCAGCAGTGGAAGACAACCAAAGATCCGTCAAGAAAAAGATGAGTCAAATGAAGATAAAAGACGAGGAATTCCCAAAGAAAGGAAAACTAACTAAGAAGAACAGCAAAAATGGCATAAGTGTTGTGCAGCTGTTACCATCAAGGTCAAGAAGAATATTTGATAAGTTGTGGGTTGTGGGTAAAGGGCATGGAGAAAACAGGAGCTCTGAGACATCTGGGAGTTCACAAAGCCCTACTTCATTGGCTCCTGGGGATACCAAGTCTTCTGGTTCATCTTCAAGACACAGGAGGCACTCCATATCTTAG